The following is a genomic window from Trachemys scripta elegans isolate TJP31775 chromosome 7, CAS_Tse_1.0, whole genome shotgun sequence.
GGGATAGTACATTATAACTGCATAAAAGTGATCTTGTTGAAAGCATCTCTTCATGCCAACACTTTTATTTACAGAATTAATCACATAACATGACATCTAATGAAAGTAACAGATGCTTTTACAGAAAATAGTTGATTTTGTGGATGTCAATCAGTCTTGAACTTCCCAGCATTTCTTGGATCTTGCACAAACTCCATAGAGTCCAGATAAAATGTGTTCTTCACTCAAACCTTCATAAGATTAAAGGGGGGATAGCAGAATATCCTCTCTACTGTGGTCACGTTGGCTACTGAAGAAGATGCATGTCTTTTAAGGGATTGGTCATTTGCAAATGCCTAAGAACTAGCCCTAAATCCCCACTAGTTTCAGATTAAAAATGACTAAACCTGATCAGTTTGTCCTGCCTATAACTGTAATGGCCAAAACTTTTGTTTCCTTCCACAATATTTGAATTTGAGAACAATCTTCTTGCACTTTTAAAGCTCCTAGTTGTATTACTGCTTTTTCAATTCTCCCTTTGATGGAGTCTGTGAGGTTAAATAGAATCTGTGTAGGATCTCTTAAATCCTGACTTTAgctgatgtgtgtgtgtctctctctccagcaacCAAAGGCTATCTGTGCCATGGTTGGATTCTGTCCTTCCCTGAAATCTGTGCCCCTCCTGACTCTAGTGCCTGCAAAAGTGATGCATGAAGTGAAGATGGAGTCTGTGGAGGAGGTAAGATGGGGCTTTCAACACTATCTGCTGCTTTTTTGTAAAAGGACCAAGGCTACCTGAGCCAGATGATGAAGTAAAGCTATATAGATGCATGCAGACTTTCAGACTTCCATTTCGGTGCACAGAATAACACGTCTCCTAGCATATTAAACTATTGACCATCACTGGTTGGTGTTTTAGTTTACAAAGCTGCTTCCTTTTGGAGAGTTGCATTTTGAGGCGGGCACAGAATAAAGCTATGAGGTACCATTTTAACCTTTAGTCAAGTATGAGTTGTAGTACAGTACTAGACTATGCCTAGAACatctttcagttgcttatagcttGAATTTTGAACAACCTTTCTTCAAACATTATTAGAGGCACTAGGCTTTATTGAAGACTAAACCTTTGATAAAATTGAAGCTTAGCCTATGTTTGGTGTTGGATGCTTTTGatgtttttacctttttaaaaaagacagtaTTCATACGTGTAACTCAATCAGCTCAATTTATATTTTGTtcaaactttctgaaaatcagttccCCATCACCTTTTGTCTGAGATGAAGGATGAGAAACTTGAGCCCAAAAGGAAGTCTTTTCAGATAGTTACAATGCACTGGAAATGaggattttgaaaagcatgtcTTTGACAGTATTCTCTCTGGTACAGGAAACTGGAGGATGCTTGTAGCTCAAATTGATTTGGTCCTGAAGATCCCAGTGAGctctgtagctttttaaaaatcagtgccGATTAATAGAATCAAAGTAATTGGAATGGGGAAAAGtcacctagatcagtggttctcaaactgtaggtcaGGACCCCAGAGTGGGTCGGGACCCTATTTTAATGGAGTCACGTggactggcttagacttgctggggccctggactgaagcccaagccccactgccaggggctgaagcccttgggcttcagctttagTGCGCcgcctgctctcccctcccctcccctcccttccccttgaGCAGTGGGGCCCaggcttttcccccccccccccccccgtcaagGGCAGCGGGGCTTGGACGGGCTCAGGCTTCTgtgtcctctccccccccctcctcctggggtcatgtaatttttgttgtcagaaggggatcacagtgcaatgatgtttgagaacccctggcctagatagACCTATATTCCCCTGCCTTTACAGGTTTCAGTCCACTTCACATAAACTTTTCATCCAGTATTAAACTGGGCAAGAAGTGACCTTTCCAAGAGCCATTCCTTTCTTTTGAAGACCCTTTTGGAACTTACAAATAGACTATAAATTTCAGTTCACCTGTGGCTCTTTGTCCATACTGGCTCCATCATATGCAACTCACTTTCCAGCAATTTATCAGTAGTAATTAGTGTTAGTTTCCATTTACTTTGTCAGCGCATGAAAGTCTAATATAGGAAACAAGCTGTCATGCTGCACCTGAACAAATTTCACATTTGGTTGGTGATAGTCTTTTCTGGataattttaactttaaaatattaatgccATAATCATCTTCTATAAATATTGCCTTATGCTCAGATGCAGAAAAACCTGGTGCCAGCGGAAACCTTCTCTGTCTGCGATATATGTGAGACAATGGTGAAAGAGGTGACCAACCTGCTGGAGAACAACAGGACAGAGGTGTGGTGTTGGTGCAAAGGACAATTCTTATACTTTGATGTTTTGAAATAGAACTTGTACTAAATACTTGCTGGAATGATGCAGCTCCTTGCTTGGAGCATGTACCGCTGCTGTTACAGGGTTGGAGGGAGAGTTGGTATGTGGTAACTTGTATTGCCCTAATAGTACTCTCTGGGTTCCTCATGCTCCTGGAACAGTGAGATCTCTGTCCCCCTCCTAAGTGGGATCAAGGGCATAGATGGGTACTACTGGGATTGATTCCATGAGTTCTTCCTTCTCACCACGTCTCCCACTCTCTTATTCCAGGAGGAAATAGTGTTTGAAATGGAGAAGCTCTGCTTCGTGTTCCCTCAAAGTATCAAAGACCAGTGTAAGGACTTTGTGGAAACCTATGGCAAAGCTGTCATTGACATGTTGTTGGAGGCAACTAGTCCCGAAACTGTATGCATCATGCTGAAATGCTGCACAAGCCGCAAGCCTTCTCCTGAAGGTAAGCACTGGGTAACCCGTATTGAGTATAAAACACACTTGTTTAATGTGTGATCAGATTCCCTTGTAGGGACTATCTTTTACTATACTATTTACCTGGACCTCAATTGTTAGCCTCTTGGCTACTCTTTAGTCTAAGAACTGGACCAGCGGCAAGATGAGAAGTTTTCAATATAATCATTCTAACAAAAAATGCTAATTGTCAGTCTGTCTATTTTTGATTAGTGAGAATTGCTTCGGAGCCATTACAGGCTGGTGACTTCTGTGACGTGTGCAAGATGGTTGTACATTACTTAGAGAAGCAACTGGAGAAGAATGCTACAGGAGCTGAAATTGAGGCTGCACTTGAAAAAGTCTGTCACTTCCTACCAAAATCTATCAGCGAGGAGGTAAAGTACCTCATGCGGGGAGGGTAAATAGACATAAGTGATAACTTAGCCATTATGAGGCTAGAGGATCTGAGGGCTAAAATCTATGCCCTGTCACCTATCAGAGTGCTTTTCTCTACCCTGATCCTTTACCTTCCAATAGATTATCCTTTCTGAAACCCAGCTGGGACCAAATTCTTGTGCACTGTGCCTGGATATTAATGTCCAAGCCTTCACAGTGACTTCTGTGCTTGAGATGGCTCACTGCCTCCATCTGTGGCAGGTGATATTTGAAATATTATGGAAGGGCTCACGGACTGCTGACTGCTTTGAAACTAGCCACAGTACAACGGAGACTCTGGAGTGTGTGTGGTTCTAAATTGCCCCAAATTGGCAGCCTGATCCCTGTTGGGATTTCTCGGATGCTTGGTATCAAAGAGTGTAAGCTTCATTTTTGTTCATAGTAAACTGCACGAGTGAGGAGGAAGCTTGATCTCTGGCAGATCAGGTGGCAGCACCTGCCTTACAATCAGAAAAAAGAGCCGTACAAATTGGATAAATGTATAAAACCAACTAGCCCAGCAAAACGGTAGAAAGACAGACAGAATTCACACGTTGACTTGTATGAAAATACAGCCCATTGTCATGCTAAAGCAATTATTGATGATCCGTCAATTGCAGTAAGTATAATGGTTACAGTGAAGGAATTTTGTCCCTTCGCTGGAGGGTAAAGGAGCTGGGGCATTGTCTGCTGTCCCATCCTGAACTGggtgcagtttaaaaaaacaccttGTACATTGAGACGCAAATTGCTGGATTGTTTCTCTGTTAGCTTTCTTGGGAAACTTGTCATGACTGCAGTTTGTGATGCCCTGTATCTGAGGTGGAGGGGTTGGAATAGATCACATGTTAGACTGCCTCAGCCTTTTGGTACAGTTTAGGGGATTAACAAAATTGTTGGTAGTATACTGGCTTGTGAGTTAGCAAAAGGCAACATGTGGTAGTACACAGCTGAAGATATTCTGGTAAACCTTGATTGGATGGTTGAAGAGTGCTAATGGGTTATAGTCTTTCACATAGACCCTGTAATGGATTTGGACTGGTAACCTGTGACTAAAAGCAGTTATAAGTTGTTCGCTGTCTAGTGACTCCTGTAAAGTGAGCTGGTAATCAGTCCAAGTCACAATTGGCAACTTTGTTGGAATTCTCAGCAGAAATCCTAGACTTATTGGTCATGGAGACTGATTATCTTCTCACCTTTAAAGATGGTATCTCCAGTAGAAGGCTGAGGGGTACTGGTGCAGTGGagcttgccctgctgctgcctatgTTCAATCTGTTGAGTTTCCATTTCAGATACTGGCATAATCTCGTCAATTACactaaaatttgctttaaagttGAGCAGCCTTTTCTCTTCATAGTGCTGTGATTGTCCTTTCAATATTTTTGTGTGTACTCTGCCTCTCCTCCACCCTTCTCAGTTCTTCCATGCTTGTGATTGTATTCTAAGTTGCTGCTCTGAGATTTAGCTTCAGTGGCAGATCTGATTTGGTGCTCCTTCCAAATAACATACAGATATCTAATGGCAAACACTATGATGGTAAAACTTATTGCCTTAGTGAACGCtgtttggaggaggggaaggcgTATCTTGtaaattttttttcaataaatccCTTCACATATCACAATCTAAGACAACAAATgttagttatattaaaaaaaaaaaaaaaaaaggttgggagtggtggggggggagacTTTAAATTAGACAAAAAAAAGTTCTGTTAATTGTAATTTTAACAGTCCTTGTGTTATATTAATAAACCAAAATCAAGCAGAAATCAATACACCAACATTGGTGTGTCAAAAATGAGGCCTGTTTGGTGGACAGAATAACAAAAGGATGGGCTAGTCTGCACATCACTCCGCgtttgggtccttaaagaaaaagTTTTTGGGAGAAAATTGGCTACAGGTGCAAGCCTCACCATCCTGGTTGcctcccccaccatctcctgcacccccagcattTGTTATTCCAGTCCCAAGAGGTGTCCTGACCAGGTCAAAGTGAGGAACCAGATCACATTGCTGCCTCCACCAATTCTGGCTGAATTGTGAACACCATCTGGGATGTGAAACTTTGGCTTTGTCTCGACTACGCTGttttttgtcgacaaaagtcagctttcattgaCAAAACAGTGGCGGTGTACATGCTGAAATGctgatgtaactcccctgctatgcCAACATCGTAAAACAACCTCAACATcaggcgtagggcttatgtctGTATAATTAGGGCAATGCAGTGTCCGTGTAGACACCATGTTCCCTACATTGGCTGTtcgctgtcattcttgtcaatttcaccgctcactgtgaaattgacaagaaagccgggCAGCTAGAGTCCAGCGACCCTCTGCTCCCAGTGGGGAGTCCCAGGGTTGCTGGATCCTGCTCCTACTGGGGAACATTGGTTGTCTTGTTAATTTTGTGGCTCTGGAGGGGCAGCAAAGCTCCTGCGGGGTAGGGAGCTGCCAATAGAGCTGAGACCCGGCTCCCACGCTGCCCTTCTTAGGtcggtggaagcgctcctggtgaggacgcataCCACTGATCCATGGAGGGTAGAGTGCACGTcggccactgcagtaattaatgcGGTGGTTTTAAATTGACCTAAATATGTCAACTTACCTTTataatgtagacataacctttgTCTCTTCCCACTGTCCCCAtgtatccttttccttccctgccttgtttcttctgtttcctatctcttcctttttccttctgtctaataagtcTGGCTCTAGGCCTCtaaacaaaaaagataaaatggAATGCCCCAAACAGCCCGATGCTGgtatgagtttgtcaggtctcagGGTGACTGATAAGACTGCGCTATACGTGTGTGTCTTTCAGCAGCGAGGTTGAAAGTTAACATCAGAGACacaagctgcattttctgtctttgttgttcttttctcttcccttttggcTTCGTCTTAAAGAAAGTGGATTGGACTTcagcaacaacagctccagccaaTCTCGACTaatttcttctcctttcctcAAAAGAACAGTTATTGCCATCTTAGTACTATCTAAACGACAGTCGAACAAGGGGAGATTTCCTTCTATAAACTCTCTCCAGctgaagggaaaaggaacaaCCAGCAATGTTGTTACaataaaagccttacttaatactttgcatttcaaatgctttaaccatttttccttcttttctgtaactTAAAAAAGAAAGCTATTTACCATGGTACTAAATAGGCTAAAGCAAGGGTTCTccaactgggggttgggacccctggGTGTCGTGAGGTTCTTacattgggggggcgggggaaaggtccggagctgtcagcctccaccccaaaccccgctttgcctccagcatttataatggtgttaaatatataaacaagtgtttttaattggtaaggggggtcgcactcagaggcttgctatgtgaaaggagtcaccagtacaaaagtttgagaaccactgggctaaagtcTCTAGACATCAAACCCCAAATCTTGTTTACACAATTGAATGTTACAGTGACAGGGTCTTAACACCTTTAGCTcacatattccatctaaattaatacaaaatgtCTCAACCACCTGTGTCTTGTTACAGTGTGTTCAGTTTGTGGACCAATATGAGCCAATGCTTGTGACGCTCTTGACAGAGATCATGGATCCAACTTTTGTGTGCAGTGTAAGTAGTGCATGCAGCTAACAAAGTTTCTGTGTAGAATAAGCTCTCCAAGGCAGGGACTGGGCTggacctttgtgtgtgtgtacatgcacagGCTCCGCTGTAATACCCATAATAAGTACACCATCAGCAGAGTGCACTGGGCCTTGCAAGACTGTAGTCTTCTGGTCTTTGGCAAGGGTGAAGGAGAGCAGGGGGTTTCAGTATCTCCCCTTTGCATAAGTGAAATGATCAGATCGGTTTCCAAAATCTTAAGTACAAGAATTTTACCTTAAATGAATAACTCACTCGCTCATGTGAAGTCTCCTGCTTCTGGTAGGATCTTGTGTATTAAGTTGAGACCAGAAAATAGCATAGAAACTGAAATTGTCTGTCTGAGACCTGGTGTCCTCTCAAGGGTGTCTCAGAAGTCTGTTCATTCAGCTACAGACTGAATTGTCAGTAGCATTCTGGCACTGCGGGTGTGGAAGCTCCTATCACTGCCTCTGCTTTGGCTACGTATTCCAGCCCCTGTTGGCAACAGTCATAGTTGTACAGGAGGGACTGAATCAAGGGAGAGGAAGTGAATGTAAATGGGAAGACACAACTcacctttctctcccctctttcaCTGCACAGAAACTAGGAGTCTGTGTGTCGACTAAACAGCATCTCTTAGGGTCAGAAGAATGTGTGTGGGGCCCAGGCTACTGGTGTAAGAACATGGAGACTGCAGCTCAGTGCAATGTAAGTCATTAGGGATTTCCTCTTCAATAACCACTCTGAGGGGGTGCTGGAAAACTAATGTGCAGAAAGTTGAAGAGAAATACAACTGCTTTTGTTAGAAGTTCTACAAATACAATGTTCTGGCTTCTGTAACACATCCTTCAAATCCTAAATTCCAGTTTCAGAAAGTAAACAAGGGGTCCCATTAGACCAGGGTCCCCTGGGTTTAATTATAGGCTCTTTCTTACCTGTTGTTGAATTACAGCAGAAATGTGTCTTATCACCTtcatttcccacccccaacccttcATGTGGTACAAAATGAGCCTTGTATTTAGCCATGTATTCTTTTAGCTAAGGAGGATTTAACATGACTCCTTAATGGATGGATTCAACTGGCAACAAAAACAGACAGGAGGTATTGCTGTTCATTGATAGAGGATGTTTCCTCTGGCAAGGTGCAATCTCTGGGCCCTGATGAGAAAATGACTGAAGAATCAGCAGCTGAAATCGAAGTTAGAGGCCTCTAATGTTTGAGTTCCTGTCCCCCAGTCTTTCCTTGTGAAGCCCCCCACAATGAATTTGATTCAATACCAAACAGTCTTTGCCCCCAGAGTCCTGGGTGTTGTGGAGAGGCCCCAAGCTGTTCATGCAAGTTCATGATGGGGGAGGTTTCATTTAAAGCTAGCAAACTGTCTTCTGCAATTCTACTACTACTGCTTTCTCTCTCCTAGGCTGTCGAGCACTGCAAACGTCACGTGTGGAACTAGAAGAAATCTTTAATTCTGAAAATGTCTgcgcagggtttttgtttgttttttaaattgtgggaTAAGGAGCTGAATCTCCCTCCTCTCCTTGTCTTCTTAACTTCCCATCCCTGAAGTTCCTTTATTGTCATTCTTTTGTAGTAGTGCTGTGGAAGGTTCTGATCTGCAATGTTGACTTAACAGAGGCTATTTCTGATCATACAGTTTAGTTGATTATATGCTAAAAGAATATGCATTACACTGTGGATTTTGACCAGTAGGGTGGAGTATTGACAGTCCTGGGAGGAGTGGCATACAGTGAAAGTAAAATGAAGACAAAACCTTCTTGTGTCAATTCTAAAAAGGATCAGGATAGTgtctaaattttaaatgtttttgtagtCACTGGTTGGGAAGACCTCCATATGCGCTCTCGAGTGCTCTGCATAAACATCTGGCAAGAATATTAAATTATACACTAATTGTAAAGTTACATTTTCCTTGTGTAATCTTCAGAGGGAACTGTTAAGGTAAATAAGTCCACAAATCCCTTGGGCTGGAATCTTCAAAGCTTTATAGTTATGTAAAGAATATGCACCTAGAAAATGTTCAGTAATAAGTGTGTGTAAGGTCTTtgtgtggggtggggcagctTTTGTGTTGTGCTCATGGCCAAGTTTTAAAGATGTGATCCAGTGTAAACAGATCATTGATTTATGTAGACTTTGAgacttaaggcctgatccaaacaaGTTGTGGGAGTGAGATGGGCCACATAAAAGGCTTTATGCAGTGAAAAGTTCAGAAATCCCAGACCATGCCTGGGCAGAGGGTTCTCCTTGGACCTGGCCAGTGCTACAGAGACTGCCTGTGGggaatttcaaatatattttatgatctgttgggggaggaaaggagggttAATGTGAGACAACAAAAGCAAAGCTGTGTGCTATGAAAGTGAGCTCTAGCTAAAAATGtgtgagggaagagagagaggagggattGAGGTTAGGTCTTCATACACAAATGCCCTGCGGATGAGCAGAGCTCATGTTTGCTTCCATGGGTCCATGATGAGGGCCTTGGTGACTTAAGAAGCTCTCCTCATCTGCTGCGCAAGCAGAGGTGTCTGCTCACCTTGTGAAGTCTGGAAATGGTAATGATCTGGGGCATTGTGGTGCCATCACTACCAAGAGGGGGACTTGCTGGACTACTCAGGAGTGCGTATGTGCCTGCCTCCTTTGTATATCCTCCAAGCTGCCTGATGGTGAAGTGCTGGACCTTACATGGGTGGAAAAATCAACCTGCGTGAGCTTGGAGCATCCTGACCATTTCCTCTGGACCTCATTCTAGAGGCTCCAGTTTAGAGTGTCCCACGCCACAGGCAATAGGCAAAGGTTTAAGGCACAGGTCATCCCACTCTCATTGGAAGACTCTAAACtagttcttttgttgttgttgttgcttctttTCACCAGCCTTGTAGCACCCATATCTATGTACAAAATGGTCCCAGTAAGCTAAATCAGTGGATCTAGCCCATTTTGCTAGAGGGAATGTATGAAAGAGGGATGAGAAAAGAGGGCAGTGATTAATCTAAAGGGTGGGAACAGAGTGGTAAGGTTTTATTTCAACCTTGTTTTGAGGTTCACCCAGACAGCTGGTGTTAAGATGGTATGTTTTTCAGTGGTCCAGGACTCCAGAACAGCCACCAGGCTCCCTGGCTTTGCCCAGAGCTGCCACTCACTTTCATCCACCCCTCAATCTGTCAGCATCACCAATGCACCAGGAGAAGCTCTGCAGGACACCCATTAATATACAGAAGTGCTCTGCCTGTGGAAGATGCACTGAAAATAATAGGAGACACTTGTACTATAGATCTGTTTCTGGCAGCTCTGTTAGCTTgcgaggaaaaaaacttttgtgttAATACTGAGCCTACGCAGAAGACCACATTCCTGCCTGGGTTCATGCAACACAGAACCTGGATAATGTAATAGTACCatattagagcagtggttctttgCCCACCAAAGAAATGGGGTCCTTTCTATAGCCTGAGCATTAGAATAATGGGAAAGACATTTCAAGAATGTCAAGGTACATTAAACCCTAGAAAATGTGGTAATACATTCCTTTTATTTGTAACGTTTCTTGAGCATTTTTTCATATTCATTTCTTTAGAGCACATAACAAATCCAATGGCATACATTCCCTTAGCATGCAGTGAGGAACAAACAGGCACAGAGCACCTCAGCCTTCTGTTTTTCTAGAGAATAGACAACTGTCATAAACCACTGGAAAAATCCCACTTATGTGGACATTGACTGGCTCCCCAAACACTTGGCTTTGGACCACACAACTAATTACCAGATTTGAGTGCATAATTCTGAACAGAATTTGTCAAAAAGAGGCATCTAAAATCAATGTTGAAAATgtttctggagaagagaagattacaGCTGAGCACATAACTCTCAAAGTAGGCGTAGCTTgaactttgaaaattccagtttcAACTTATTCAGAGAGCTGCCAGTGATAGTCTGCTTCTCTGTCAGGGCATTCTtttggggtgggagtgtggagtggggggcagtTCTAGCAGCGCACTTCAGGAACAAGCAAACTAATGATTTGAGTTAACTTAAAACCACTCAGTTGCAGCTTTCCTGCAGCTTTACTTTCTCTAGTTGTACATCCTAGTTGACTGAGATCAGTGATTTATGTATTTTTGTTTGGATCTGTATAGAACTCCGAAAGTTCTTGTTTATCAAAAAAGTGCTGTAAAAATACTAAGCATTTGCAGTTTTTCTCCATGATGGCAGGTTTGTGCAGTGGCTTCAGTGGCTTCAGTCTCATCTGGAGTTTCCCTGCCCAGAATTGGGGGAAGAGAGGTTTTCAGAAACAGTGGGCTCTCCTTAACAGTAGCATCTCTACCCTAGAATTATAGGATGTGTGATACTGCAACTTTACATCTTTTAAACTACATGGCATCCTTTTTATTGTGGCTGGGGGTAACACGCTAGTTTTCTATAGGTGACAAGGTTTTAATTGTCTTGCTTTTTTTTGGGAAGCAAATGATTAACATAGTCACACTTGGCACAAGGTGAATTGGGAGCTGTTCTATGTAGTGTTTCAATTCTGGTGTTAGGAACCTTTAGTTTTTGTTTCTCCTGTAGAATGATAGCATTGTCCTATTCTAGACTGGAGGAGAAAAACATGCAGTTGCTTTTTGTAGAACCATTGTCTTGATTTTGCACTAAAGCTGTAATTAACAATAAAGACTTCCTGAAAACCTGACATCTTTGTGCTTTTTTGCTTTTCTATAGTATAGTAGTTCCTGAAATCTTTTTACTGGCTTTGGTCCGTTGATGATCCAAACATCGTGTACGAcattcctctgctggaagtttaCAGGAGGGCCTGAATTTTGAGATCAGATCTTGCCATATGCCCCTAAGAGTTAGATGTCTTGCTAGAGCTCCCTTTGCATGAAGGGGAGTACATGCTATAGCTTCTCACCAAAACTGTTGGAACATAGAACAGCATTGACACTTTTTGTTGGGGTTTCCATCCTTGTCGGAAGGATACACATCAACCTATTTGAGTGGTGTCATGGTTTAGAGATCGAAGTTTTCTTGTGACTTTATCTGGAACACAAGGCCCATGGAATGGGGATTTATGTACTGTTGAGTGGAGGAATTCAGTGTGGCTGGACTTCTTTTCCAGTAATTGCTTAACTAACACCTTAGACCTTAAAGCCACTGAGCCTGGTTCTTTGTTAACTAAGTAGCATATACTTGAACAACAAAGGATTGAGCGCTATGCAAATCCCGCACCTTCCATGCTGGAGTGCCATGTTGCAATATAAAGAAAGGTCACATGGCCATAGGTAGGTTAACTATTCCAAGCATGTCTACCATTCTAGTGAGCAAACAGAGACCTGGGGGCATGGTGCTTCCTGTTGTGACCTCCATAGCTGTTCTCTACATCACATCTCCTAGTGATTGGAAGTATTTTCTAAGCGGAGACCTGGCACAGCAACTGATGTGCACCAGTACAAGTGCCAACTATCTAGTCACTGTCTTAATTCAGTTTGAGAGATATAGGGCACTGAGGTAGGGCGAGGAAGGACAGAAACAGCCCAAATCTTGGGTGGGAGGTATTCAAAGCTTGTAGCTGAATTGAAAGGGTTATGGTATAAATCACGTTCTTGAGATCTCAAACTATGGACCTATTGTATCCATTCACAATAGGATGGAAGACTCTTCTCCAGGGACAAAAGTAGTGAGGAGTCTATATATGCTGTCCTTTCCTCTGTGCTCCAGTACAAGGGTTCCAGACACTGCGATTGGCTGGCAGGAGTCCACTGTGTCACATGGGCCAGTCAGGTCTTCCATACTGAGCAGGAGATGCCTGTAGATTAGCAGGCTCAACCATTATTGCCAACATGcgtctagtgcaggggtctcaaacacgcggtcctcgtgcaccccaatcccctgtcctgagacacctgccacatcccacacccctcctgcactccctgccctgagccccctgccgcacccttcACCCACTTGCACCCCacccaccaactccctgccctgagcccctgccacaccctgcaccctttctgcacccccgGGGGCAgcattggggtggggacttcaggggaaggggtgggaagaggtggggcggggcctaatggaaagggtggagtgggggtggggccagaggcagtgagggggggtgtcagtgaagCGGCCCTCGGTTCAATGCACTAGTcttcatgtggccctcgtggtcatttgagtttgataCCCCTGGTCTAGTGCATGTTGTGTCACAGGACCCCAAAGCAACATTAAGGTGGTACAATGCCTTTGCTGTcctctgggggtggagtggggagtcTGCTGGAGACACAAGGCAATATCAATCTACAGGTCATTTCAAATGACTCCCCTTCTTGCCCTCCACCCTTGCTGTCTCTTACCTGGATGTGTCCTGGTCAGAGGGATGCTCTTAGTCTCAAACATTTGAACTGGGTTTTCATAGGCACTGCAGGGGGGGAAATGTCTTTAGTCATCTGGGAAGTAGCAAGTTGACTGCCTCATAACTTTTCACCACCAAGGATCTGCTTGCTCTGCACCCAACA
Proteins encoded in this region:
- the LOC117879787 gene encoding prosaposin-like isoform X3; this translates as MYFSSAAVASPLLWERDCVKGPEIWCQNLRTASQCGAVKHCQQTVWNKPSVKSIPCDLCKEVVTVAGNLLKDNSTEGEIRSYIEKICEFLPDQGLVSECKETVDAYLPVVMDLIKEELDNPEVLCSALCLCQSLQKHLATMKLQKQLQSNKIPELDFSELASPFMANVPLLLYPQDKPKQESQGAGDVCKDCVQLVTDVQEAVRTNSSFVTSLIAHAKEECERLGPATADLCKDYISQYSDLAIQMMMHMQPKAICAMVGFCPSLKSVPLLTLVPAKVMHEVKMESVEEMQKNLVPAETFSVCDICETMVKEVTNLLENNRTEEEIVFEMEKLCFVFPQSIKDQCKDFVETYGKAVIDMLLEATSPETVCIMLKCCTSRKPSPEVRIASEPLQAGDFCDVCKMVVHYLEKQLEKNATGAEIEAALEKVCHFLPKSISEECVQFVDQYEPMLVTLLTEIMDPTFVCSKLGVCVSTKQHLLGSEECVWGPGYWCKNMETAAQCNAVEHCKRHVWN
- the LOC117879787 gene encoding prosaposin-like isoform X1: MYFSSAAVASPLLWERDCVKGPEIWCQNLRTASQCGAVKHCQQTVWNKPSVKSIPCDLCKEVVTVAGNLLKDNSTEGEIRSYIEKICEFLPDQGLVSECKETVDAYLPVVMDLIKEELDNPEVLCSALCLCQSLQKHLATMKLQKQLQSNKIPELDFSELASPFMANVPLLLYPQDKPKQESQGAGDVCKDCVQLVTDVQEAVRTNSSFVTSLIAHAKEECERLGPATADLCKDYISQYSDLAIQMMMHMQDQQPKAICAMVGFCPSLKSVPLLTLVPAKVMHEVKMESVEEMQKNLVPAETFSVCDICETMVKEVTNLLENNRTEEEIVFEMEKLCFVFPQSIKDQCKDFVETYGKAVIDMLLEATSPETVCIMLKCCTSRKPSPEVRIASEPLQAGDFCDVCKMVVHYLEKQLEKNATGAEIEAALEKVCHFLPKSISEECVQFVDQYEPMLVTLLTEIMDPTFVCSKLGVCVSTKQHLLGSEECVWGPGYWCKNMETAAQCNAVEHCKRHVWN
- the LOC117879787 gene encoding prosaposin-like isoform X2 — translated: MYFSSAAVASPLLWERDCVKGPEIWCQNLRTASQCGAVKHCQQTVWNKPSVKSIPCDLCKEVVTVAGNLLKDNSTEGEIRSYIEKICEFLPDQGLVSECKETVDAYLPVVMDLIKEELDNPEVLCSALCLCQSLQKHLATMKLQKQLQSNKIPELDFSELASPFMANVPLLLYPQDKPKQESQGAGDVCKDCVQLVTDVQEAVRTNSSFVTSLIAHAKEECERLGPATADLCKDYISQYSDLAIQMMMHMDQQPKAICAMVGFCPSLKSVPLLTLVPAKVMHEVKMESVEEMQKNLVPAETFSVCDICETMVKEVTNLLENNRTEEEIVFEMEKLCFVFPQSIKDQCKDFVETYGKAVIDMLLEATSPETVCIMLKCCTSRKPSPEVRIASEPLQAGDFCDVCKMVVHYLEKQLEKNATGAEIEAALEKVCHFLPKSISEECVQFVDQYEPMLVTLLTEIMDPTFVCSKLGVCVSTKQHLLGSEECVWGPGYWCKNMETAAQCNAVEHCKRHVWN